A stretch of Antennarius striatus isolate MH-2024 chromosome 6, ASM4005453v1, whole genome shotgun sequence DNA encodes these proteins:
- the sarm1 gene encoding NAD(+) hydrolase SARM1 isoform X1, giving the protein MLFSLTHFLWRLYRHLSNMFSSERLTVPDCVSRLQRGKSGSTGSEIRAVSPGISADVQAVLDSSLPALRCAIVRLRTGKETSDADETRQAIAEIYQLVEEAWVMPTLGRQVAEEICSRIRLEGGLELLLQLQQTPAVEITYESAKLLEQILISDNRDYLARMGLGVILNLARQQEDAQLARSVSGILEHMFKHTEETSIHLISNGALDALLYWCRGTDPTVLRHCAVALANCAMYGGHRCQRWMIEKQAAEWLFPLAFSKEDELIRFHACLAVTVLAANREIEKEVVKSGTLELVEPFIASLDPDDFARSLLDSADCMQGKTASDLQHLLPLLDGTRVEGKCIAAFYLCVETSIKSRQRNTKIFQEIGAVQSLKRIAMYSSNGTASGLAKRALSSMGEEVPKRILPCVPNWKTCEVQTWLQQVGFSAFCDRFQELQVDGDLLLNITDLELSTDLGMTASITRKRFLRDLRVLKTYANYSTCDPNNMADWLAEVDPHFRQYTYGLIQSGVNRNIIQSVTDQQLQNDCHINNGVHRAKILLYSHGPLKPCLTDSQPAGPDVFISYRRITGSQLASLLKVHLQVRGYSVFIDVEKLEAGKFQDKLIQSVQRARNFILVLSANALDKCMTDTAMTDWVHKEIVTALANKKNIVPVIDNFMWPDPMSLPEDMRAILNFNGVKWSHEYQEATIEKILRFLKRQQDQIDSKDASKGQKNKD; this is encoded by the exons ATGCTCTTCTCCCTGACGCACTTCCTCTGGAGGCTCTACCGACATTTGTCCAACATGTTCAGCTCAGAAAGACTCACTGTCCCGGATTGTGTCAGCCGGCTGCAGAGGGGTAAGAGCGGTTCTACCGGCTCCGAAATCAGGGCAGTCTCTCCGGGCATTAGTGCCGACGTCCAAGCGGTTTTAGACAGCTCACTCCCCGCCTTACGCTGCGCCATCGTGAGGCTGAGGACAGGAAAGGAGACCTCTGATGCAGATGAGACACGTCAGGCCATCGCGGAGATCTACCAGCTGGTGGAGGAAGCGTGGGTTATGCCCACTCTAGGCCGTCAGGTGGCTGAGGAGATCTGCAGCAGGATCCGGCTGGAAGGAGGCCTGGAGCTGCTCCTACAGCTCCAGCAGACACCTGCTGTGGAGATCACCTATGAGTCTGCAAAACTGCTGGAGCAGATCCTGATCTCTGACAACAG AGATTATTTAGCACGGATGGGTCTGGGAGTTATCCTCAACCTGGCTCGACAGCAGGAAGATGCACAGTTGGCACGTAGTGTCTCTGGGATCCTAGAGCACATGTTTAAACACACTGAGGAGACATCCATTCATCTCATCTCTAATGGTGCTCTGGATGCCCTCCTCTACTGGTGCAGAGGCACAGATCCTACAGTCCTGCGCCACTGTGCTGTGGCGCTGGCTAACTGTGCCATGTACGGAGGCCACCGCTGCCAACGATGGATGATTGAGAAACAGGCTGCTGAGTGGCTTTTCCCACTTGCTTTTTCCAAAGAAGATGAGCTCATTCGCTTTCATGCATGTTTGGCTGTCACTGTGTTAGCTGCGAACAGAGAGATTGAGAAAGAGGTGGTGAAATCTGGAACCTTGGAGCTGGTTGAGCCATTCATTGCATCTTTGGATCCAGATGACTTTGCTCGTAGTTTATTGGACAGTGCAGACTGCATGCAGGGTAAGACGGCGTCCGACCTGCAACATCTTTTACCGTTACTGGATGGAACAAGAGTCGAGGGAAAGTGCATTGCGGCCTTTTACCTTTGTGTTGAGACCAGCATCAAGTCTCGTCAACGTAATACTAAG ATTTTTCAAGAGATTGGAGCAGTGCAGAGCCTGAAAAGAATCGCCATGTACTCCAGTAATGGTACAGCTTCTGGTCTTGCCAAGCGAGCCCTGAGTTCAATGGGGGAAGAAGTCCCAAAACGGATCCTGCCATGTGTGCCTAACTGGAAAACATGTGAAGTGCAGACCTGGCTGCAACAGGTTGGCTTTAGTGCCTTTTGTGATCGTTTCCAG GAGCTCCAGGTGGATGGAGACCTCCTGCTGAACATCACAGACCTGGAACTGAGCACTGATCTAGGAATGACTGCCAGCATCACTCGCAAGAG GTTTTTGCGAGACTTGCGTGTATTGAAGACTTATGCCAATTACTCCACATGTGACCCCAACAACATGGCTGACTGGCTAGCGGAGGTTGACCCACATTTTCGTCAGTACACCTACGGCTTGATCCAGTCAGGAGTGAACCGCAACATTATCCAGAGCGTGACTGACCAACAGCTACAAAATGACTGCCACATAAACAACGGAGTCCATAGAGCTAAGATACTCTTATATAGCCACGGGCCCTTAAAACCCTGCCTCACGGACTCCCAGCCTGCAGGTCCCGATGTTTTCATCAGCTACCGTCGGATCACCGGCTCCCAGCTGGCCAG CCTTCTAAAAGTGCACCTGCAGGTTCGAGGATACAGTGTCTTCATAGATGTAGAGAAGCTGGAGGCCGGTAAATTCCAAGACAAACTGATTCAGAGTGTGCAGAGGGCACGTAACTTTATCCTGGTCTTGTCTGCAAATGCCCTCGACAAGTGCATGACTGACACTGCTATGACAGATTGGGTACACAAG GAAATAGTCACAGCCTTGGCTAACAAGAAGAACATAGTTCCTGTTATTGATAATTTCATGTGGCCCGACCCCATGTCTCTTCCAGAGGACATGAGAGCAATTCTCAACTTCAATGGCGTCAA atgGTCTCATGAATACCAGGAGGCAACGATTGAGAAGATCCTGCGCTTTCTGAAGAGACAACAAGACCAAATTGACAGCAAGGATGCCTCCAAagggcagaaaaacaaagactga
- the sarm1 gene encoding NAD(+) hydrolase SARM1 isoform X2, whose product MLFSLTHFLWRLYRHLSNMFSSERLTVPDCVSRLQRGKSGSTGSEIRAVSPGISADVQAVLDSSLPALRCAIVRLRTGKETSDADETRQAIAEIYQLVEEAWVMPTLGRQVAEEICSRIRLEGGLELLLQLQQTPAVEITYESAKLLEQILISDNRDYLARMGLGVILNLARQQEDAQLARSVSGILEHMFKHTEETSIHLISNGALDALLYWCRGTDPTVLRHCAVALANCAMYGGHRCQRWMIEKQAAEWLFPLAFSKEDELIRFHACLAVTVLAANREIEKEVVKSGTLELVEPFIASLDPDDFARSLLDSADCMQGKTASDLQHLLPLLDGTRVEGKCIAAFYLCVETSIKSRQRNTKIFQEIGAVQSLKRIAMYSSNGTASGLAKRALSSMGEEVPKRILPCVPNWKTCEVQTWLQQVGFSAFCDRFQELQVDGDLLLNITDLELSTDLGMTASITRKRFLRDLRVLKTYANYSTCDPNNMADWLAEVDPHFRQYTYGLIQSGVNRNIIQSVTDQQLQNDCHINNGVHRAKILLYSHGPLKPCLTDSQPAGPDVFISYRRITGSQLASLLKVHLQVRGYSVFIDVEKLEAGKFQDKLIQSVQRARNFILVLSANALDKCMTDTAMTDWVHKMVS is encoded by the exons ATGCTCTTCTCCCTGACGCACTTCCTCTGGAGGCTCTACCGACATTTGTCCAACATGTTCAGCTCAGAAAGACTCACTGTCCCGGATTGTGTCAGCCGGCTGCAGAGGGGTAAGAGCGGTTCTACCGGCTCCGAAATCAGGGCAGTCTCTCCGGGCATTAGTGCCGACGTCCAAGCGGTTTTAGACAGCTCACTCCCCGCCTTACGCTGCGCCATCGTGAGGCTGAGGACAGGAAAGGAGACCTCTGATGCAGATGAGACACGTCAGGCCATCGCGGAGATCTACCAGCTGGTGGAGGAAGCGTGGGTTATGCCCACTCTAGGCCGTCAGGTGGCTGAGGAGATCTGCAGCAGGATCCGGCTGGAAGGAGGCCTGGAGCTGCTCCTACAGCTCCAGCAGACACCTGCTGTGGAGATCACCTATGAGTCTGCAAAACTGCTGGAGCAGATCCTGATCTCTGACAACAG AGATTATTTAGCACGGATGGGTCTGGGAGTTATCCTCAACCTGGCTCGACAGCAGGAAGATGCACAGTTGGCACGTAGTGTCTCTGGGATCCTAGAGCACATGTTTAAACACACTGAGGAGACATCCATTCATCTCATCTCTAATGGTGCTCTGGATGCCCTCCTCTACTGGTGCAGAGGCACAGATCCTACAGTCCTGCGCCACTGTGCTGTGGCGCTGGCTAACTGTGCCATGTACGGAGGCCACCGCTGCCAACGATGGATGATTGAGAAACAGGCTGCTGAGTGGCTTTTCCCACTTGCTTTTTCCAAAGAAGATGAGCTCATTCGCTTTCATGCATGTTTGGCTGTCACTGTGTTAGCTGCGAACAGAGAGATTGAGAAAGAGGTGGTGAAATCTGGAACCTTGGAGCTGGTTGAGCCATTCATTGCATCTTTGGATCCAGATGACTTTGCTCGTAGTTTATTGGACAGTGCAGACTGCATGCAGGGTAAGACGGCGTCCGACCTGCAACATCTTTTACCGTTACTGGATGGAACAAGAGTCGAGGGAAAGTGCATTGCGGCCTTTTACCTTTGTGTTGAGACCAGCATCAAGTCTCGTCAACGTAATACTAAG ATTTTTCAAGAGATTGGAGCAGTGCAGAGCCTGAAAAGAATCGCCATGTACTCCAGTAATGGTACAGCTTCTGGTCTTGCCAAGCGAGCCCTGAGTTCAATGGGGGAAGAAGTCCCAAAACGGATCCTGCCATGTGTGCCTAACTGGAAAACATGTGAAGTGCAGACCTGGCTGCAACAGGTTGGCTTTAGTGCCTTTTGTGATCGTTTCCAG GAGCTCCAGGTGGATGGAGACCTCCTGCTGAACATCACAGACCTGGAACTGAGCACTGATCTAGGAATGACTGCCAGCATCACTCGCAAGAG GTTTTTGCGAGACTTGCGTGTATTGAAGACTTATGCCAATTACTCCACATGTGACCCCAACAACATGGCTGACTGGCTAGCGGAGGTTGACCCACATTTTCGTCAGTACACCTACGGCTTGATCCAGTCAGGAGTGAACCGCAACATTATCCAGAGCGTGACTGACCAACAGCTACAAAATGACTGCCACATAAACAACGGAGTCCATAGAGCTAAGATACTCTTATATAGCCACGGGCCCTTAAAACCCTGCCTCACGGACTCCCAGCCTGCAGGTCCCGATGTTTTCATCAGCTACCGTCGGATCACCGGCTCCCAGCTGGCCAG CCTTCTAAAAGTGCACCTGCAGGTTCGAGGATACAGTGTCTTCATAGATGTAGAGAAGCTGGAGGCCGGTAAATTCCAAGACAAACTGATTCAGAGTGTGCAGAGGGCACGTAACTTTATCCTGGTCTTGTCTGCAAATGCCCTCGACAAGTGCATGACTGACACTGCTATGACAGATTGGGTACACAAG atgGTCTCATGA
- the LOC137597264 gene encoding proton-coupled folate transporter-like, which yields MNIPDTAAILPGDLLKNNDGLLIADTGNDNNDREISRAIWPPFILNCPLPVSVEPVLFFSMFSLILQGPLTVQYLFDRISEDLGYNGSQRSGCSNDSELHDPLQKEVETLTSHWFLYINLAGFCLGMFVVPLLGSWSDLAGRRTVLILPNLGLALQAVIYLVVMYLKLPVGYFLVGRILSGFTGDFNAILAGCFSHVADISDSKSLAFRMAILESCLGISGMLASIIGGQWKQAQGYINPFWLVLASYLASALYAYLFVRESVHVDPSAKLLSSRHYKTVWHLLSTGGTSVEEGGRFHRCKLWLYMLCFFLVMTIHFGSRSLYVLYELNSPLCWEPTLIGFGSAALHLVYLTSLLGLKIMQRCLVDSWLALIGLASNITGMVVFSVADTTLLMFAGYGLSFLSMVPAPVIRSKLSKLVDPSKQGALFASVSCVESVSVLVGNSLFNSLYPATQYFMKGFVFIFAAFVLLIPSGITGTLQCLEQRRTIKNQQHHSQ from the exons ATGAACATACCAGACACCGCGGCGATCCTTCCTGGGGATTTGCTCAAAAATAACGATGGGTTGTTGATCGCTGACACCGGTAACGACAATAACGACAGAGAGATCAGCCGCGCCATATGGCCACCGTTCATCTTAaactgtccactgccggtgtctgtggAGCCGGTGTTGTTCTTCTCCATGTTTTCTTTGATCCTGCAAGGGCCTCTGACAGTACAGTACCTGTTTGATCGCATCAGTGAGGACCTGGGCTACAATGGGTCACAGAGGTCAGGGTGCAGCAATGACTCCGAACTCCATGATCCTCTTCAGAAG GAGGTGGAGACCCTGACTTCCCACTGGTTCCTCTACATCAATCTTGCTGGCTTCTGTCTTGGAATGTTTGTGGTGCCACTCTTGGGCTCATGGAGTGACCTTGCAGGTCGCAGAACTGTCCTTATCCTTCCCAACCTGGGCTTGGCCCTCCAAGCAGTGATTTATCTGGTGGTGATGTACCTAAAGTTGCCAGTGGGCTACTTTCTTGTAGGAAGGATACTTAGTGGGTTTACGGGTGATTTCAACGCAATACTAGCTGGCTGTTTCTCACATGTGGCTGATATCAGTGACAGTAAGTCACTTGCCTTCAGAATGGCTATCTTGGAGTCTTGTCTGGGAATTTCAGGGATGCTAGCAAGCATCATTGGAGGACAGTGGAAGCAGGCACAAGG GTACATCAACCCTTTCTGGCTGGTCCTGGCTTCTTACTTGGCTTCGGCTTTGTATGCCTACCTGTTTGTCCGTGAGTCTGTCCATGTGGACCCCAGTGCCAAGCTCCTTTCCTCCAGACACTATAAAACTGTCTGGCATCTCCTGTCAACAGGAGGCACTTCTGTTGAGGAGGGTGGAAGATTCCACAGATGTAAACTGTGGCTTTACATGCTGTGTTTCTTTCTTGTGATGACTATACACTTTGGCAGCAGATCTTTATATGTGCTGTATGAGCTGAACTCACCACTGTGCTGGGAACCAACTCTCATTGGCTTTGGATCAGCAGCTCTCCATCTTGTCTATCTTACCAGTCTGCTAGGACTGAAGATCATGCAGCGCTGTCTGGTGGACTCCTGGTTAGCTCTCATTGGTCTGGCCTCCAACATCACAGGGATGGTGGTCTTCTCTGTAGCTGATACCACCCTGCTCATGTTCGCAG GTTATGgtctttctttcctctccatGGTCCCAGCACCTGTGATCAGGTCAAAGTTGTCCAAGCTGGTGGATCCATCAAAGCAAG GTGCCCTCTTTGCCTCGGTGTCTTGTGTGGAGAGTGTGTCTGTGCTGGTTGGCAATAGCCTTTTTAATTCCCTCTACCCAGCCACACAATACTTCATGAAGGGCTTCGTCTTCATATTTGCTGCCTTTGTTCTCTTAATCCCCTCTGGAATAACTGG AACCCTGCAGTGTTTAGAACAAAGAAGGACCATCAAGAATCAACAGCATCACAGTCAATGA